The genomic region TAATTCTATTGTTTTCAGAAATATCCTCAACCAAAGGCTCCGGATTTAAAGTGGCGATATTGGAAGGTAAGATTTCGAAGTTTTTAACGCTGGTGCAGGTACGGGTAACACCAAAGGAATTATACACTCGGCTTGCTTCTAGAAAATAGTTGCCCGTTTGTGCAATAGGGGTGTTCTCATTGGTGCTTACTACTTTTTCGGTACCATCGTCTGCCACATATACCCATTTATAGCTATCGAACCCAGCATTAGCGGTGAGCGTAAGTGTGGGGTTGTTAAGGCATAGTAAGGGAAGAGGATCGGGAAGAATAATTTTCGGTTTTTCATCGACTACCAAATTGAATTCTTCAATGTCTTGACATTCATTGTTGTCTTCTATGCGGACATAAATAACGCTGTTTTCAGAAATAATTTCTTCAGCTGTAATCTCATTCAATTCCAGAGAGGCATCTTCCCTGGTATAAAATAGGGACACGTCTAGATTTGGGTAAGCATTTTCTTTTATTTCCCGAAGGTTGAAAGTACCATCGACAATCAGGTCATTTTCATCTCTATCGCAAGAAAAATAAGGACCGCTCTGGGTTAAGCTTGCAGTAGTGCTATTTACTTTTAGTAACAATTCGGCGTCTTTTGTACAATTGTTGGAATTAATTACCCGGGCATAAATAGTTTGGTTATTGCTTCCCACGAAACGCTCTGGATCGCTAATGGGATTGTTGTTGGTGCGGTTATTTGCCGAACTAAAATAGATCACCCGATTGTTAGTGTTGTTATTGGTAATCTGCAAGTCGGCTTGGTTTAAGTTGAAGGTGGTAATTCCATCCGTAGAGTTACCAAGATCGAGATCACACTGCACGAGGGTTGTATTTAATGCCTCCGGATTTTTATAGGCTGCGATGTTAAAACTAGTGAGATCGAAACAGCCATTCACGTTGGTTACCCGTGCATGTATTTCTTTGCTCGCATCGGTAAGGGTTACAGGAGCGGTTATCGGGTTGGTATTATCGTTGGCATCCATTAAGGTTTCAAAAAAGGCAATACTATTATTGGCATTACTGTTAATTTGAGCGGAAAGGGAATATAGATCGAAGGTGTTGCTTCCGCTATCGTTACAAAGGGTTATGTCGGCAACGGTGTTAGCAACGGGCGCTGGTGGAAAGGGAGAGCCGCCGGTAACGGCAGTCCCTGTCCACTCAATATCAAAGCCTCCATCTCCTATGGGTCTATCGATTACTATAAAATAAGAATCGCCAACAGCTACATCGAGAGAGCGAACATATCCATTGCCAAGTTCTCCAGGGCCTTCCGAGGTGTCGGTTTCTGTGTCGTTCATCCCGGTAAGGTTACTGGTTTGCCCGGCCGCTATAGGATTGGTGGTAGAGCAGCGGATGGAAGCTCCCAAATTGGTACAAGTTGCTGTTGGGCCGTAAATAAAAAAATCGTAATCTACTTCGAGATCGGTCTTGGTAGGTTTTAAGGTAAAACCAAGCGTCCCGGCTTTTACAATATTAATCTTTAACCACAAACTGTTGTGCTCAAAACTTGAGCAAGTGTTATTGGTTCCCAGTTCTTGAATACCAATACCATCGGCATTGCTGCTTATCTTGCTGCTTCCGCATACCGTTATGGCATTTACACAATCGTTGGGTAGATTATTTGTTTGCCCATAGAATAATGTATGACAAGCAAATAAAAAAAAGATTAGGAATGAAAACTTATAGTTGGTTAACATTTATTCACTTATAAATCGCGTTTTTTAAGCAATGCATAAGATAGATAAATAAATAGAAACGTCCATACCAAAACAATTAAGATTTCATACCAATGTACCGCATAATCTTTTACATAAGATTCCCCAATTTGGTTGGCTACCGATTGCACTGCACCCAGCCTGCTAAAAGGTTCTTTTATAAGATTGCTCATGGCTTCCAATGGGAGGAATTGTGTAATTCGTTGGGTGATTACATCGGTTGTTTGCCATCTTATAAGTCCGTAAATAATGCCTTCTATTACTTGCCAAAGAATTAAAAAGCCAAGGGCAAAGGCAGATCTTTTTACAAAAATCCCTAGAAATAAACAGAAGGAGAAAAACCCCAATAGCTTTACAAAGAAGGCTACAAGGTAGCCAAGTCCAGAGAATATGATGCTAAGTTCATTGTAATCGGAATAAATGAGCCCCAATATGAAAGAAACTATAAAAATAAAAACCGTAGAGGCTGCAGCGAAGAGCACTACCGTAATGAATTTGGATAATATAAACTCCTTTTTGCTCAGCCCGTCAATAAGGTTTTGCTTTATGGTTTTATTGCTGTATTCGTTAGACATCATGGAAACAATAACAATTGCCAGAAAGAGTTTAAAAAATGCGGCTATGTAGGTGTTAAAGTGCCAAATGTAGGGGAAGTTGAATATACCTTGGTCGGCCAATTGAAAATGGACATCCCCAATATCGAACTTAACCGTGGCGAAAAGCGCAATAAAAGTAAGAAGCACAAAATAGGCAATTATTAATATTCTGCTCGATCGGTTGTTCCAAAGTTTTATAAATTCTATTTGTAGCAGTCGTAGCATTAGTTGGATTGATTTTTTGTTAATGTTAAGAATTGTTCCTCCAAACTTTCTTTTCTCTTTACCAAGTGTGAAAGCACGATGCCTTTTTCAAACATAAACTTGTTGAAAGTACTGGCGTCCATGGGTTCGTTTAAGAATGCAGTGATTATTC from Galbibacter sp. BG1 harbors:
- a CDS encoding T9SS type B sorting domain-containing protein yields the protein MLTNYKFSFLIFFLFACHTLFYGQTNNLPNDCVNAITVCGSSKISSNADGIGIQELGTNNTCSSFEHNSLWLKINIVKAGTLGFTLKPTKTDLEVDYDFFIYGPTATCTNLGASIRCSTTNPIAAGQTSNLTGMNDTETDTSEGPGELGNGYVRSLDVAVGDSYFIVIDRPIGDGGFDIEWTGTAVTGGSPFPPAPVANTVADITLCNDSGSNTFDLYSLSAQINSNANNSIAFFETLMDANDNTNPITAPVTLTDASKEIHARVTNVNGCFDLTSFNIAAYKNPEALNTTLVQCDLDLGNSTDGITTFNLNQADLQITNNNTNNRVIYFSSANNRTNNNPISDPERFVGSNNQTIYARVINSNNCTKDAELLLKVNSTTASLTQSGPYFSCDRDENDLIVDGTFNLREIKENAYPNLDVSLFYTREDASLELNEITAEEIISENSVIYVRIEDNNECQDIEEFNLVVDEKPKIILPDPLPLLCLNNPTLTLTANAGFDSYKWVYVADDGTEKVVSTNENTPIAQTGNYFLEASRVYNSFGVTRTCTSVKNFEILPSNIATLNPEPLVEDISENNRITVFVEGDGDYEFSIGDISGPYQDGNIFENVSDGFTEIFVRDKNGCGIVSKTISIIGYDKFFTPNGDAINDYWQIAGINAFTQANSLIYIFDRYGKLVKQLDPTSKGWDGTYNGIDLPASDYWFRVKLEDGRDFKGHFSLKR
- a CDS encoding ABC transporter permease, translated to MLRLLQIEFIKLWNNRSSRILIIAYFVLLTFIALFATVKFDIGDVHFQLADQGIFNFPYIWHFNTYIAAFFKLFLAIVIVSMMSNEYSNKTIKQNLIDGLSKKEFILSKFITVVLFAAASTVFIFIVSFILGLIYSDYNELSIIFSGLGYLVAFFVKLLGFFSFCLFLGIFVKRSAFALGFLILWQVIEGIIYGLIRWQTTDVITQRITQFLPLEAMSNLIKEPFSRLGAVQSVANQIGESYVKDYAVHWYEILIVLVWTFLFIYLSYALLKKRDL